The following coding sequences lie in one Archaeoglobus neptunius genomic window:
- a CDS encoding ABC transporter ATP-binding protein — MIELEGISKKYGDTRALEDITLRIEKGEIFTIVGHSGAGKTTLLRILALLEKPDSGKYYYKGKIADNNCRREITMVFQKPVMFNSSVYSNVAYGLRIRKSRKIEDRVRTALKLVNLEGFEKYNAKRLSGGEQQRVAIARAIAIEPEVLIMDEPTANLDLVNAAIVEKVITEIAKKGTTVVLATHNLFQAKRLSDRIAHIFGGRVVEVSKTEEFFERPKSEISRRFVTGELQY, encoded by the coding sequence GTGATTGAACTTGAAGGAATTTCGAAAAAATACGGAGACACCAGAGCTCTTGAGGACATCACCTTGAGAATTGAAAAGGGTGAGATATTCACGATAGTTGGCCACAGTGGAGCAGGCAAAACGACATTACTGAGAATACTCGCTCTTCTTGAAAAGCCGGACAGCGGAAAATATTACTACAAGGGGAAGATCGCTGATAACAACTGCAGGAGGGAAATAACAATGGTATTTCAGAAACCCGTGATGTTCAACAGCAGCGTTTATTCAAATGTGGCGTACGGTTTGAGGATAAGGAAGTCCAGGAAAATTGAAGACAGGGTGAGGACAGCTTTGAAACTTGTAAATCTCGAGGGCTTTGAAAAATACAATGCGAAGAGGCTGTCGGGGGGAGAGCAGCAGAGGGTGGCCATAGCAAGAGCCATTGCGATTGAACCGGAAGTTCTCATAATGGACGAGCCAACGGCAAATCTCGATCTCGTGAATGCAGCAATTGTTGAAAAGGTTATCACGGAAATTGCAAAAAAAGGGACAACTGTTGTTCTTGCAACTCACAATCTGTTTCAGGCAAAAAGACTGTCTGACAGGATTGCCCATATATTTGGCGGGAGGGTGGTTGAAGTCTCAAAGACAGAGGAATTTTTTGAACGCCCCAAGAGCGAGATATCAAGAAGGTTTGTCACCGGTGAGCTTCAATACTAA
- a CDS encoding histidinol phosphate phosphatase domain-containing protein yields the protein MFDLHVHSVFSDGELIPSEIARRMFAAGNRGFAITDHADFSNISDILSKLAKMREYIDFYDSQFLIGVEITHVPPELIGRAVEAAWKEGADIVVVHGETIAEPVKEGTNLAALSEEVSVLAHPGIMSEREAELARENGIHIEISTRKGHCLCNGRVARLAEKFRFQLVINTDSHSPSDIINDSGAAKVLRGAGIEDWKRVLENNERLFRKLRK from the coding sequence ATGTTCGATTTGCATGTCCATTCCGTGTTCAGCGATGGGGAGCTAATCCCTTCAGAGATAGCGAGAAGGATGTTTGCTGCAGGAAATCGTGGATTTGCAATCACGGACCACGCAGATTTCTCCAACATATCCGATATTCTTTCAAAACTGGCGAAAATGAGAGAGTACATTGATTTTTATGATTCCCAGTTTTTGATTGGTGTTGAGATAACGCACGTACCTCCGGAATTAATTGGAAGGGCGGTCGAAGCTGCATGGAAAGAAGGGGCCGATATAGTTGTTGTGCATGGTGAAACTATTGCAGAGCCGGTTAAAGAGGGGACGAATCTTGCAGCACTCAGTGAAGAGGTATCCGTTCTGGCCCATCCTGGAATAATGAGCGAGAGGGAAGCGGAGCTTGCCAGAGAAAACGGAATTCATATTGAAATCAGCACCAGAAAGGGTCACTGCCTATGCAACGGCAGAGTTGCCAGGCTAGCGGAAAAATTCAGATTTCAGCTCGTGATAAACACGGACTCTCACTCTCCGTCAGACATAATCAATGACAGCGGGGCGGCTAAAGTCCTCAGGGGAGCAGGGATTGAGGACTGGAAAAGGGTTCTGGAAAACAACGAGAGGCTTTTCAGGAAGCTTAGAAAATAA
- a CDS encoding ABC transporter permease gives MELIVSGVQQALKLIITANPDVVDIAMRSIRVSGFATVLATIWGLPIGVAVGLYNFPGKTTVKGLFNALLGIPTVVLGLILYLILAPTGPLGFLGLIYTEAGISLGQAVLITPIIISFSASSVEFIEREIRELALTLGAGDIEASFAVIREASSGIFLALIAAFNRAVAELGIAIIIGGNVFVKGSALNTRVLTTAIQMYTSRGELDMAIALGIILISIVFAVNLFSNLLQRKLVRM, from the coding sequence ATGGAGCTGATTGTGTCCGGTGTCCAGCAGGCTCTGAAGCTCATCATTACGGCAAATCCTGATGTAGTGGATATTGCGATGAGGTCGATAAGGGTTTCCGGATTTGCAACGGTCTTGGCAACAATATGGGGCCTTCCGATAGGTGTTGCCGTTGGTCTCTACAATTTTCCCGGAAAAACTACCGTGAAAGGACTCTTCAATGCACTTCTGGGTATACCGACTGTTGTGCTCGGCCTCATACTCTATCTGATACTCGCACCTACCGGTCCACTCGGATTTCTCGGCCTGATTTACACGGAAGCTGGAATCAGTCTCGGGCAGGCGGTGCTGATAACCCCAATCATCATTAGCTTTTCTGCCAGCTCTGTTGAGTTCATCGAAAGAGAGATAAGGGAGCTGGCCCTCACTCTGGGAGCAGGCGATATTGAAGCATCGTTTGCTGTAATAAGGGAAGCTTCAAGCGGGATTTTTCTTGCACTGATAGCAGCCTTCAACAGAGCTGTTGCTGAGCTGGGAATTGCAATAATAATTGGAGGGAACGTATTTGTTAAAGGCAGTGCCCTGAACACAAGAGTCCTCACAACTGCGATACAAATGTACACAAGCCGTGGTGAACTTGACATGGCAATCGCACTCGGGATAATTCTTATCTCAATTGTTTTTGCAGTCAACCTGTTCTCGAATCTGCTACAGCGGAAACTGGTGAGAATGTGA
- a CDS encoding ATP cone domain-containing protein: protein MRVRKRDGRLEEFSREKIMRTCQRAGASRRIAEKVAREVESRIYDGISTDDVLELVIESLLKYEYSKGARYDLKRSILRLGPAGFGFEKFVARLLEEYGYRVETNVVVEGRCVKQEIDVIAENREGRYMIECKFHNLPLYTGLKEAMYTYARFLDVKDRENFTRPWMVTNTKFSEDAKKYGACMGIKLTGWSYPEENGIEQLLEYKNLYPITILRIDKETIDSAVNAGLVFCRDVLDASENELKRKGIKKAGELIEAARSFHRQ from the coding sequence GTGAGGGTGAGGAAAAGAGACGGGAGACTTGAGGAGTTCAGCAGGGAGAAGATAATGAGGACCTGCCAGAGGGCGGGAGCTAGCAGAAGAATTGCTGAAAAGGTGGCACGAGAGGTAGAAAGCAGGATTTATGACGGAATCTCAACTGATGATGTGCTCGAACTCGTCATTGAATCTCTGCTGAAGTACGAGTACTCAAAGGGGGCAAGATACGATCTCAAACGTTCTATTCTTCGTTTGGGTCCAGCGGGCTTCGGTTTTGAGAAATTTGTTGCCAGATTGCTTGAGGAGTATGGATACAGGGTTGAAACAAACGTCGTGGTTGAAGGAAGGTGTGTGAAACAGGAAATAGATGTAATTGCTGAGAACAGAGAGGGCAGGTACATGATTGAATGCAAGTTCCACAACCTGCCCCTATACACGGGGCTTAAAGAGGCGATGTACACCTATGCCAGGTTTCTGGACGTTAAAGACAGAGAGAACTTCACCAGACCGTGGATGGTGACAAACACGAAGTTCTCTGAAGATGCAAAGAAGTATGGGGCCTGCATGGGTATAAAGCTCACAGGCTGGAGTTATCCCGAAGAAAATGGAATAGAACAGCTTCTTGAGTATAAAAATCTTTATCCAATTACCATATTGAGAATAGACAAAGAAACAATAGATTCTGCTGTGAATGCGGGCTTAGTGTTCTGCAGGGATGTTCTGGATGCAAGTGAAAATGAGCTTAAAAGGAAGGGGATCAAAAAGGCTGGAGAACTGATAGAGGCCGCAAGATCATTTCACCGGCAGTAG
- a CDS encoding DUF432 domain-containing protein, whose amino-acid sequence MFGYHELKDFSAEIGEYRIKIEKEGVFYRYIRENGGRKEKNVFTDSGRLIVNPVEPVNLPKEITNFLQIRFRKPFVSEPKSTVEVYATFPIEIAVFVAAKKSVGLVDVFSMQRPKYTLYGNPREGIICRYWESDLHADVPSVDRYREGVIRLRIVNSDDEWIEISNAVFDIYGMKIFYDDEMVCSSASVNILSPKVAETRFTNKPLRDKMKKSLELYTARRISIAGVKFVMEWGL is encoded by the coding sequence GTGTTCGGTTACCACGAGCTTAAAGACTTCTCTGCGGAGATCGGGGAGTACAGAATTAAAATTGAGAAAGAAGGTGTTTTCTACAGATACATAAGGGAAAACGGTGGAAGAAAGGAGAAGAACGTCTTTACCGATTCAGGAAGACTGATTGTAAATCCTGTTGAGCCTGTAAATCTTCCTAAGGAGATTACCAACTTCCTTCAGATCAGGTTCAGGAAGCCATTTGTTTCAGAACCGAAATCGACGGTTGAGGTTTATGCCACATTTCCGATTGAAATTGCCGTTTTTGTTGCGGCAAAAAAGAGTGTTGGACTTGTTGATGTTTTCTCAATGCAAAGGCCAAAGTACACCCTTTACGGAAACCCGAGAGAGGGTATAATATGCAGGTACTGGGAGAGCGACCTGCATGCGGATGTTCCATCGGTGGACAGGTACAGAGAGGGAGTGATCAGACTGAGGATCGTCAACAGCGACGATGAGTGGATCGAGATAAGCAATGCAGTTTTTGACATCTATGGGATGAAAATATTCTACGACGATGAGATGGTCTGCTCATCAGCATCGGTAAACATACTCTCTCCTAAAGTAGCAGAAACAAGATTCACGAATAAACCCTTGAGGGACAAAATGAAGAAGTCGCTGGAGCTATACACTGCCAGAAGGATATCTATTGCCGGAGTAAAGTTTGTTATGGAGTGGGGACTATGA
- a CDS encoding mechanosensitive ion channel family protein — MIDILDYRIYQDVTVFDLIFVILVMAVATVFAKIVTTNLRRALIDKMKRDQLELMLKIIYFGIIIVAFIGVLPSLGLDLSGLLVAGGIVGIVIGFASQSVVANLVSGIFLISEKPIKIGDQISIEGVAGFVEDVNILSTIIRTYDGLYVRIPNEKVFTSSITNYVTHVARRFEYSIGIRYSDDAERAVEIIKRLIDEHPFALKNPEPQVFVDSLGDNSVNLTVRIWAPSNEWYSVKMDLLWKIKTELERNGIEIPFPQRVVWFANELRADLGEGEEKRRET, encoded by the coding sequence ATGATCGATATTCTGGACTACAGAATCTATCAGGATGTAACGGTCTTTGACCTGATATTTGTAATTCTGGTGATGGCTGTCGCCACCGTATTTGCCAAAATAGTCACAACCAATCTCAGAAGAGCTCTGATTGACAAAATGAAGAGAGATCAGCTTGAACTGATGCTTAAAATAATTTACTTTGGAATAATTATCGTTGCGTTTATCGGAGTGCTTCCCTCCCTTGGACTTGATCTGTCCGGTTTACTGGTGGCTGGAGGGATTGTAGGTATTGTTATTGGTTTTGCGAGCCAGAGCGTTGTAGCAAACCTGGTTTCCGGGATATTTTTGATTTCAGAGAAGCCCATAAAGATAGGGGATCAGATAAGCATTGAGGGTGTTGCTGGCTTTGTGGAGGACGTGAACATTCTTTCAACCATCATCAGAACTTACGATGGATTGTATGTCAGGATTCCAAATGAGAAGGTTTTCACTTCAAGTATAACGAACTATGTTACTCATGTGGCCAGGAGATTTGAGTACTCAATCGGAATACGCTACAGTGATGATGCCGAGAGAGCAGTAGAAATTATTAAAAGACTGATTGATGAACATCCTTTTGCCCTGAAAAACCCGGAGCCACAGGTTTTCGTTGACAGCCTCGGTGACAATTCGGTAAATCTTACGGTGAGAATCTGGGCCCCATCAAATGAATGGTACTCTGTTAAAATGGATCTTCTCTGGAAAATAAAGACCGAGCTTGAAAGAAACGGAATTGAAATCCCATTCCCTCAGAGAGTTGTGTGGTTCGCAAATGAATTGAGGGCTGATTTGGGTGAGGGTGAGGAAAAGAGACGGGAGACTTGA
- a CDS encoding 4Fe-4S dicluster domain-containing protein, translated as MVEIRVDKEKCDGCGECISVCPGSVYEFDDDGKSEPVRPEDCIECCSCVEVCPTGAIYVDVCE; from the coding sequence ATGGTGGAGATCAGAGTGGATAAGGAAAAATGTGATGGTTGCGGAGAGTGCATAAGCGTCTGCCCCGGATCCGTCTATGAATTCGATGATGACGGAAAATCTGAACCTGTAAGACCTGAAGACTGTATTGAATGCTGTTCCTGCGTCGAGGTCTGTCCGACCGGGGCCATTTATGTTGACGTATGTGAATAA
- a CDS encoding DUF211 domain-containing protein encodes MKGLRRLVLDVLKPHEPRTTVFALRLSELNNVDGVNIHLSEIDQATENIKITILGNDLDFDEIKRLIEDLGGVIHSIDEVVAGKIVVESVRTEQD; translated from the coding sequence GTGAAGGGATTGAGAAGGTTAGTCCTTGATGTTTTAAAGCCACACGAACCAAGGACTACTGTTTTTGCCCTGAGATTGAGCGAGCTCAACAATGTTGATGGGGTCAACATCCACCTCTCCGAAATAGATCAGGCAACGGAAAATATAAAAATAACAATTTTAGGTAATGATCTCGATTTTGACGAGATCAAGAGACTGATAGAGGATCTTGGTGGGGTTATTCACAGCATTGATGAGGTCGTTGCAGGAAAAATCGTCGTTGAATCCGTAAGAACGGAGCAGGACTGA